In Pseudomonas sp. Leaf58, one DNA window encodes the following:
- the accA gene encoding acetyl-CoA carboxylase carboxyl transferase subunit alpha, with product MNPNFLDFEQPIADLQAKIEGLRLVGNDNSLNISDEIARLQDKSSTLTESIFSNLTSWQIARLARHPRRPYTLDYLEHIFTEFEELHGDRHFSDDAAIVGGTARLDGKPVMVIGHQKGREVREKVRRNFGMPRPEGYRKACRLMEMAERFKMPILTFIDTPGAYPGIDAEERNQSEAIAWNLRVMARLKTPIIATVIGEGGSGGALAIGVCDQLNMLQYSTYSVISPEGCASILWKTADKAADAAEAMGITAERLKSLNIVDKVIQEPLGGAHRDPAKMSESIRADLVQQLDMLGKLDHDALLARRYDRLMSYGL from the coding sequence ATGAACCCGAATTTTCTCGATTTCGAACAGCCGATTGCCGACCTGCAAGCCAAGATCGAAGGCCTGCGCCTGGTGGGCAACGACAACTCGCTGAACATCAGCGATGAAATTGCCCGTCTGCAAGACAAGAGCAGTACCCTGACCGAAAGCATCTTCAGCAACCTGACCAGCTGGCAGATCGCCCGCCTGGCGCGTCATCCACGTCGTCCCTACACCCTGGACTACCTGGAGCACATCTTCACCGAGTTCGAAGAACTGCACGGTGACCGCCACTTCTCCGATGACGCCGCCATTGTGGGTGGTACCGCGCGCCTGGATGGCAAGCCAGTCATGGTCATTGGCCACCAGAAGGGCCGTGAAGTGCGCGAGAAGGTGCGCCGCAACTTCGGTATGCCGCGCCCAGAAGGCTACCGCAAGGCCTGCCGCCTGATGGAAATGGCCGAGCGCTTCAAGATGCCGATCCTGACCTTCATCGACACCCCGGGTGCCTACCCAGGCATCGACGCCGAAGAGCGTAACCAGAGCGAGGCCATTGCCTGGAACCTACGCGTCATGGCGCGCCTGAAAACCCCGATCATCGCCACCGTGATCGGTGAGGGCGGTTCTGGCGGTGCACTGGCCATTGGCGTGTGCGACCAACTGAACATGCTGCAGTACTCCACCTACTCGGTGATCTCGCCGGAAGGTTGCGCTTCGATCCTGTGGAAGACTGCCGACAAGGCGGCTGACGCGGCCGAGGCCATGGGCATTACCGCCGAGCGCCTGAAAAGCCTGAACATCGTCGACAAGGTGATCCAGGAGCCGCTGGGCGGCGCCCACCGTGACCCGGCGAAAATGTCTGAAAGCATCCGCGCCGACCTGGTGCAGCAGCTGGACATGCTCGGTAAACTCGACCACGACGCGCTGCTGGCCCGTCGTTACGATCGCCTGATGAGCTACGGCCTCTGA
- the tilS gene encoding tRNA lysidine(34) synthetase TilS, whose protein sequence is MINLTPWLNAPNWYIAFSGGLDSTVLLHLLADHGRNHAAPPLRALHIHHGLQPAADAWPAHCQAVCDQLGIELKVIYVQVTPGASLEQAARNARYAAFKQALGPGDILFTGQHRDDQAETLLFRLLRGAGLRGLAAMPGQRALGQGRLVRPLLGCSRQQLQGYAEAHGLAWIEDPSNADTQFARNYLRGEVFPQLQQRWPQARQNLARAAEHLGEALGLLDELARGDLALAGEGAPLAWPGLDSLDLAVLLALSPARQRNALQYWLSRRTRLPDTRHWAGWAGLRDAAADAQPVWQLADGQLLRSHGRIWWLSGDWLQLPAGQLAWVDPVEPLALPGNGSVRLVASEPLDGLHIAYRQGGEVLDLPGRGRRDLKRLLNEQQVPHFVRARLPLLYCGERLLAVANMPSLVQADCQLHWQLPTNAQGLS, encoded by the coding sequence ATGATCAACCTCACCCCCTGGCTCAACGCCCCAAACTGGTACATCGCCTTTTCCGGCGGCCTCGACTCCACCGTCCTCCTGCACTTGCTGGCCGACCACGGCCGCAACCACGCCGCGCCCCCGCTGCGCGCCCTGCACATCCACCATGGCCTGCAACCTGCCGCCGACGCCTGGCCTGCGCACTGCCAAGCCGTCTGCGACCAGCTCGGCATCGAACTTAAGGTCATATACGTCCAGGTCACCCCCGGCGCCAGCCTCGAACAGGCTGCCCGCAACGCCCGCTATGCAGCCTTCAAGCAAGCCCTAGGCCCAGGCGACATCCTGTTCACCGGCCAGCACCGCGACGACCAAGCCGAAACCCTGCTGTTTCGCCTGCTGCGCGGCGCCGGCCTGCGTGGTTTGGCGGCAATGCCGGGGCAACGGGCGCTAGGGCAGGGCCGCCTGGTCAGGCCCTTGCTGGGTTGCTCCCGTCAGCAGTTGCAGGGCTACGCCGAGGCTCATGGGCTGGCCTGGATCGAAGACCCGTCCAACGCGGATACACAGTTCGCCCGTAACTACCTGCGCGGTGAAGTGTTCCCGCAATTACAGCAGCGTTGGCCGCAGGCCCGGCAGAACCTGGCCCGCGCCGCCGAGCACCTGGGCGAGGCTCTCGGCCTGTTGGACGAGCTTGCACGGGGCGATTTGGCGTTGGCTGGGGAAGGCGCCCCGCTGGCCTGGCCTGGGCTGGATTCCCTCGACCTGGCGGTGTTGTTGGCGCTGTCGCCCGCCCGCCAGCGCAATGCCTTGCAGTACTGGCTGAGCCGACGCACCCGCCTGCCCGACACACGGCATTGGGCCGGCTGGGCGGGCCTGCGCGATGCCGCTGCCGATGCCCAGCCCGTCTGGCAGCTTGCCGATGGGCAGCTGCTGCGCAGCCATGGGCGTATCTGGTGGTTGAGCGGTGACTGGCTGCAGCTACCCGCTGGTCAGCTGGCCTGGGTCGATCCCGTCGAGCCCTTGGCGTTGCCGGGTAACGGTAGCGTTCGCCTTGTTGCCAGCGAACCGTTGGATGGCCTGCATATCGCCTACCGCCAGGGCGGCGAAGTGCTGGACCTTCCCGGCCGTGGCCGGCGCGACCTCAAGCGCTTGCTCAACGAGCAGCAGGTGCCGCACTTCGTGCGTGCGCGCCTGCCGCTGCTATATTGCGGCGAGCGCCTGCTGGCAGTGGCCAACATGCCCAGCCTGGTGCAGGCCGATTGCCAGCTGCACTGGCAGTTACCGACGAACGCGCAAGGTTTGAGCTGA
- a CDS encoding CTP synthase, producing MTRYIFVTGGVVSSLGKGIASASLAAILEARGLKVTMLKLDPYINVDPGTMSPFQHGEVFVTHDGAETDLDLGHYERFIRTTMTQNNNFTTGRIYEHVLRKERRGDYLGATIQVIPHITDEIKRRIIKGAGDADVALVEIGGTVGDIESQPFLEAIRQLRVEVGSKRAMLMHLTLVPYIATAGETKTKPTQHSVKELRSIGLQPDVLICRSDHPVDASSRRKIALFTNVEERAVISLEDVDTIYKIPGVLHAQGLDDFVVERFGLQCNGADLSEWDKVVDAKLNPEHEVTIAMVGKYMELLDAYKSLIEAMSHAGITNRTKVNLRYIDSEDIENQGTSLLEGADAILVPGGFGLRGVEGKITAVQYARENKVPYLGICLGMQVAVIEFARNVMGWKDANSTEFDRSSGHPVVGLITEWADATGAVETRNEASDLGGTMRLGAQDCQLAAGSKVHDCYGKDVITERHRHRYEVNNNLLPQLVEAGLVVSGRSEDGALVEVVESKDHPWFVACQFHPEFTSTPRDGHPLFSGFVKAALVQKNKG from the coding sequence ATGACGCGCTACATATTCGTCACGGGCGGTGTTGTTTCTTCATTGGGGAAAGGCATTGCCTCGGCTTCCCTGGCGGCCATCCTGGAAGCGCGGGGCCTGAAGGTCACCATGCTCAAGCTGGATCCGTACATCAACGTCGATCCGGGTACCATGAGCCCGTTCCAGCACGGTGAAGTGTTCGTCACCCACGATGGCGCCGAGACCGACCTCGACCTGGGCCACTACGAGCGGTTCATCCGCACCACGATGACCCAGAACAACAACTTCACCACCGGCCGTATCTACGAGCACGTGCTGCGTAAAGAGCGTCGTGGTGATTACCTGGGCGCTACTATTCAGGTCATCCCGCACATCACCGATGAAATCAAGCGCCGCATCATCAAGGGTGCCGGCGATGCCGACGTGGCGCTGGTGGAAATTGGCGGTACCGTGGGTGACATCGAGTCGCAGCCGTTCCTCGAGGCTATCCGCCAGCTGCGTGTCGAAGTGGGCTCCAAGCGTGCCATGCTGATGCACCTGACCCTGGTCCCGTACATCGCCACCGCTGGCGAGACCAAGACCAAGCCGACCCAACACTCGGTCAAGGAACTGCGCTCCATCGGCCTGCAGCCTGACGTGCTGATCTGCCGCTCCGACCACCCGGTCGATGCCTCGTCGCGTCGCAAGATCGCGTTGTTCACCAACGTTGAAGAACGTGCGGTGATTTCGCTGGAAGACGTCGACACCATCTACAAGATCCCAGGCGTGTTGCACGCACAGGGCCTGGATGACTTCGTCGTCGAGCGCTTCGGCCTGCAGTGCAATGGCGCCGACCTGTCCGAGTGGGACAAGGTAGTCGATGCCAAGCTCAACCCTGAGCACGAAGTGACCATCGCCATGGTCGGCAAGTACATGGAGCTGCTGGACGCGTACAAGTCGCTGATCGAAGCGATGAGCCACGCCGGCATCACCAACCGTACCAAGGTCAACCTGCGTTACATCGACTCGGAAGACATCGAGAACCAGGGCACCAGCCTGCTCGAAGGCGCCGATGCCATTCTGGTGCCAGGCGGTTTCGGCCTGCGCGGCGTGGAAGGCAAGATCACCGCGGTGCAATACGCCCGCGAAAACAAAGTGCCGTACCTGGGTATCTGCCTGGGCATGCAGGTTGCCGTGATCGAATTCGCCCGTAACGTGATGGGCTGGAAAGACGCCAACTCCACCGAGTTCGACCGCAGCAGCGGCCACCCGGTCGTTGGCCTGATCACCGAGTGGGCCGATGCCACCGGTGCCGTAGAGACCCGTAACGAAGCTTCCGACCTGGGCGGCACCATGCGCCTGGGTGCACAGGACTGCCAGCTGGCCGCCGGCTCCAAGGTGCACGACTGCTACGGCAAGGACGTAATCACCGAGCGCCACCGCCATCGCTACGAAGTGAACAACAACCTGCTGCCGCAACTGGTCGAAGCTGGCCTGGTGGTATCGGGCCGCTCCGAAGATGGCGCGCTGGTGGAAGTGGTCGAGTCCAAGGACCACCCATGGTTCGTCGCTTGCCAGTTCCACCCGGAATTCACTTCCACCCCGCGTGACGGCCACCCGCTGTTCAGTGGTTTCGTCAAGGCGGCCCTGGTGCAGAAGAACAAGGGCTGA
- the kdsA gene encoding 3-deoxy-8-phosphooctulonate synthase, with product MSQKTLRVGNIEIANDKPFVLFGGMNVLESRDLALKVCEAYVRVTEKLGIPYVFKASFDKANRSSVHSFRGPGMEEGLKIFEEIKQTFKVPVITDVHEPYQCEPVAKVCDIIQLPAFLSRQTDLVVAMARTGAVINIKKAQFLSPQEMRHILAKCVEAGNDRLILCERGSSFGYNNLVVDMLGFGIMKQFEYPVFFDVTHALQMPGGRSDSAGGRRAQVTDLAKAGMSQGLAGLFLEAHPDPDNAKCDGPCALRLDKLEPFLAQLKQLDELVKSFPTVETA from the coding sequence ATGAGCCAGAAGACCCTCCGCGTCGGTAACATCGAGATCGCCAACGACAAGCCGTTCGTCCTGTTCGGCGGCATGAATGTCCTGGAGTCCCGTGACCTGGCGCTGAAGGTCTGCGAAGCCTACGTGCGGGTGACCGAGAAACTCGGTATCCCGTACGTGTTCAAGGCCAGTTTCGACAAGGCCAACCGTTCGTCGGTGCATTCGTTCCGTGGCCCGGGCATGGAAGAAGGCCTGAAGATCTTCGAAGAGATCAAGCAAACCTTCAAGGTGCCGGTCATTACCGACGTGCACGAACCCTACCAATGCGAACCGGTGGCCAAGGTCTGCGACATCATCCAGTTGCCGGCCTTCCTGTCGCGCCAGACCGACCTGGTTGTGGCGATGGCCCGAACCGGTGCAGTGATCAACATCAAGAAGGCCCAGTTTCTTTCGCCCCAGGAAATGCGACACATCCTGGCCAAGTGCGTAGAGGCAGGCAACGACCGCTTGATACTGTGTGAGCGTGGTTCAAGTTTTGGTTACAACAACCTGGTAGTCGACATGCTTGGCTTCGGCATCATGAAGCAGTTCGAGTACCCCGTATTCTTCGATGTGACCCATGCCCTGCAAATGCCGGGTGGTCGCAGCGATTCTGCAGGCGGCCGCCGTGCCCAGGTCACCGACCTGGCCAAGGCCGGTATGAGCCAGGGGTTGGCCGGGTTGTTCCTCGAGGCCCACCCCGATCCTGATAATGCCAAATGCGATGGCCCATGCGCGTTGCGCCTGGACAAGCTGGAACCATTCCTGGCCCAGCTCAAGCAATTGGATGAGCTGGTGAAAAGTTTTCCGACGGTAGAGACCGCGTAA
- the eno gene encoding phosphopyruvate hydratase codes for MAKIVDIKGREVLDSRGNPTVEADVLLDNGIIGSACAPSGASTGSREALELRDGDKSRYLGKGVLKAVANINGPIRDLLLGKDPADQKALDRAMIELDGTENKAKLGANAILAVSLAAAKAAAQDQDLPLYAHIANLNGTPGQYSMPVPMMNIINGGEHADNNVDIQEFMVQPVGAKTFSDGLRMGTEIFHHLKAVLKARGLNTAVGDEGGFAPNLASNEDALAAIAEAVEKAGYKLGTDVTLALDCAASEFYEDGKYNLSGEGKSFDAEGFAEYLKGLTERFPIISIEDGLDESDWAGWKILTDKIGEKVQLVGDDLFVTNTKILKEGIEKGIGNSILIKFNQIGSLTETLEAIQMAKAAGYTAVISHRSGETEDSTIADLAVGTAAGQIKTGSLCRSDRVSKYNQLLRIEEQLGAKAVYRGRAEFRG; via the coding sequence ATGGCAAAAATCGTCGACATCAAAGGTCGTGAAGTTCTCGACTCGCGTGGCAACCCCACCGTGGAAGCCGATGTACTGCTCGACAACGGCATCATCGGCAGCGCCTGCGCGCCGTCCGGTGCTTCCACTGGCTCGCGCGAAGCGCTGGAGCTGCGTGATGGCGACAAGAGCCGTTACCTGGGCAAGGGCGTGCTGAAGGCCGTCGCCAACATCAATGGCCCGATCCGTGACCTGCTGCTGGGCAAGGACCCAGCTGACCAAAAGGCCTTGGACCGCGCCATGATCGAACTGGACGGTACCGAGAACAAAGCCAAGCTGGGCGCCAACGCCATCCTGGCCGTTTCCCTGGCTGCTGCCAAGGCTGCTGCTCAGGACCAGGACCTGCCGTTGTACGCGCACATCGCCAACCTGAACGGCACCCCGGGCCAGTACTCGATGCCGGTCCCAATGATGAACATCATCAACGGTGGCGAGCACGCCGACAACAACGTCGACATCCAGGAGTTCATGGTTCAGCCGGTTGGCGCCAAGACCTTCTCCGACGGGCTGCGCATGGGCACCGAGATCTTCCACCACCTCAAAGCCGTGCTCAAGGCCCGTGGCCTGAACACCGCCGTGGGTGACGAAGGTGGTTTCGCCCCTAACCTGGCTTCCAACGAAGACGCCCTGGCCGCCATTGCCGAAGCCGTCGAGAAAGCCGGCTACAAGCTGGGCACCGACGTGACCCTGGCCCTGGACTGCGCCGCGTCTGAATTTTACGAAGACGGCAAGTACAACCTGTCCGGCGAAGGCAAGTCGTTCGACGCCGAAGGTTTCGCCGAATACCTGAAGGGCCTGACCGAGCGCTTCCCGATCATCTCGATCGAAGACGGCCTGGACGAGTCCGACTGGGCTGGCTGGAAGATCCTCACCGACAAAATCGGTGAAAAGGTGCAGCTGGTTGGCGACGACCTGTTCGTGACCAACACCAAGATCCTCAAGGAAGGCATCGAGAAGGGCATCGGTAACTCGATCCTGATCAAGTTCAACCAGATCGGCTCGCTGACCGAAACCCTGGAAGCCATCCAGATGGCCAAGGCTGCTGGCTACACCGCAGTGATCTCGCACCGCTCCGGTGAAACCGAAGACTCGACCATTGCCGACCTGGCCGTGGGTACCGCTGCTGGCCAGATCAAGACCGGCTCGCTGTGCCGTTCCGACCGCGTTTCCAAGTACAACCAGCTGCTGCGCATCGAAGAGCAACTGGGCGCCAAAGCGGTTTACCGTGGTCGTGCCGAGTTTCGCGGCTAA
- the ftsB gene encoding cell division protein FtsB — protein MRSPYWLFLVLLLLLGGLQYRLWVGNGSLAQVTELKQQIADQHAENERLLERNRVLDAEVLELKKGMETVEERARHELGMVKEGETLFQLPQK, from the coding sequence ATGCGCAGTCCTTATTGGTTGTTCCTCGTCCTGCTCCTGCTGCTCGGTGGCCTGCAGTACCGCCTGTGGGTGGGTAACGGCAGCCTGGCGCAAGTGACCGAGCTGAAGCAGCAGATTGCCGATCAGCATGCCGAAAACGAGCGTTTGCTCGAGCGTAACCGGGTGCTGGATGCTGAAGTGCTGGAACTGAAAAAAGGCATGGAGACCGTTGAAGAACGGGCTCGCCATGAATTGGGAATGGTCAAAGAGGGCGAAACCCTCTTCCAGTTGCCACAAAAATGA
- the ispD gene encoding 2-C-methyl-D-erythritol 4-phosphate cytidylyltransferase has protein sequence MIETLPAFWAVIPAAGVGARMAADRPKQYLELAGKTILEHSLDCFLGHPTLDGVVVSIAEDDPYWPALRCASDPRIQRATGGRERADSVLNALLLLHAQGAADSDWVLVHDAARPNLARSDLDKLLSVLADDPVGGLLAVPARDTLKRADGNGRVSATVDRSTIWQAYTPQMFRLGALHRALAECLVSDVVVTDEASAIEWSGQAPKLVEGRSDNIKVTRPEDLEWLRQRWAGRR, from the coding sequence ATGATCGAAACGTTACCGGCCTTCTGGGCCGTGATTCCTGCCGCAGGCGTTGGTGCCCGCATGGCTGCCGACCGCCCCAAGCAGTACCTGGAGCTGGCCGGCAAGACCATTCTGGAGCACAGTCTCGACTGTTTTCTGGGCCACCCGACGCTTGACGGCGTGGTGGTTAGCATTGCTGAAGATGACCCGTACTGGCCGGCCTTGCGCTGTGCCAGTGACCCGCGCATCCAGCGCGCGACAGGGGGCCGCGAGCGTGCCGACTCGGTGCTCAATGCCTTGTTGTTGCTGCATGCCCAAGGGGCGGCGGACAGCGATTGGGTGCTGGTGCACGATGCCGCGCGACCGAACCTGGCACGTAGCGACCTGGACAAGCTGTTATCGGTGCTGGCGGACGACCCGGTGGGTGGCCTGCTGGCGGTGCCGGCGCGCGATACCCTCAAGCGGGCCGACGGCAATGGCCGGGTGAGCGCTACCGTAGACCGCAGCACCATCTGGCAGGCTTATACGCCGCAGATGTTCCGCCTGGGGGCCTTGCACCGGGCGCTGGCCGAGTGCCTGGTATCGGATGTCGTGGTAACTGATGAAGCCTCGGCCATCGAATGGTCTGGCCAGGCGCCAAAACTAGTTGAAGGGCGCAGCGACAACATCAAGGTGACCCGCCCGGAAGACCTGGAATGGTTGCGCCAACGTTGGGCCGGGCGCCGCTGA
- a CDS encoding LysR substrate-binding domain-containing protein — MSSRWEGIDEFVAVAESGQFTAAAERLGVSSSHISRQVARLEERLQTRLLYRSTRRVTLSEAGQTFLQHCQRLLDGREEALRAMGDLASEPKGLLRMTCAVAYGERFIVPLVTRFMALYPQLRVDVELSNHSLDLVHEGLDLAIRLGRLADSRLVATRLAPRRMYLCASPAYLERYGRPHSLSELTRHNCLVGSSDVWALQQDGREISQRVQGNWRCNSGQAVLDAALQGMGLCQLPDYYVLEHLNSGALVSLLEGHQPPNTAVWALYPQQRHLSPKVRRLVDYLKDGLAGLPEYCCG, encoded by the coding sequence ATGAGTAGCCGGTGGGAAGGCATCGACGAATTCGTCGCCGTGGCTGAGTCGGGCCAGTTCACGGCAGCCGCCGAGCGCCTGGGCGTTTCGTCGTCGCACATCAGCCGGCAGGTCGCCCGGCTGGAAGAGCGGCTGCAAACGCGCCTGCTGTACCGCAGTACTCGCCGGGTGACCTTGAGCGAGGCTGGGCAGACGTTTCTGCAACATTGCCAGCGCCTACTGGATGGCCGCGAGGAAGCCTTGCGCGCCATGGGCGACCTGGCCAGCGAACCCAAGGGGCTGCTGCGCATGACCTGTGCGGTGGCCTATGGCGAGCGCTTCATCGTGCCGCTGGTAACGCGGTTCATGGCCTTGTACCCACAGTTACGGGTGGATGTGGAACTGAGCAACCACAGCCTAGACCTGGTGCACGAGGGGCTGGACCTGGCCATTCGCCTGGGCCGGCTGGCCGACTCTCGGCTGGTGGCCACTCGCCTGGCGCCTCGGCGCATGTACCTGTGTGCCTCACCGGCCTATCTGGAGCGTTATGGCCGGCCGCATAGCCTGTCGGAACTGACGCGGCACAATTGTCTGGTCGGCAGTTCCGACGTGTGGGCGCTGCAGCAGGACGGCCGCGAGATCAGCCAGCGGGTGCAGGGCAACTGGCGCTGTAACAGTGGCCAGGCAGTGCTGGATGCAGCGTTGCAGGGTATGGGCTTGTGCCAGTTGCCGGATTATTACGTGCTGGAGCACCTGAACAGCGGTGCATTGGTGTCGTTGCTGGAGGGGCATCAGCCGCCGAATACCGCGGTGTGGGCGCTGTATCCGCAACAGCGGCATTTGTCGCCGAAGGTGCGGCGGTTGGTGGATTACCTGAAGGACGGGTTGGCAGGGTTGCCGGAGTATTGTTGTGGCTGA
- a CDS encoding S-(hydroxymethyl)glutathione dehydrogenase/class III alcohol dehydrogenase, translating into MIKSRAAVAFEAKKPLEIVEVDVAMPKAGEVLLRVVASGVCHTDAYTLSGADPEGIFPSILGHEGGAIVEAVGEGVTSVAVGDHVIPLYTPECGKCKFCLSGKTNLCQAIRATQGKGLMPDGTTRFSYKGQQLFHYMGTSTFSEYTVLPEISVAKIQKEAPLEKVCLLGCGVTTGIGAVLNTAKVKAGDTVAIFGLGGIGLSAVIGAVKAKASRIIAIDINPAKFEIARQLGATDCINPKDYDRPIQEVIVDLTDGGVDFSFECIGNVQLMRAALECCHKGWGESVIIGVAGAGQEIATRPFQLVTGRVWRGSAFGGVRGRSELPSYVEMAENGEIPLDTFITHTMGLEDINKAFDLMHEGKSIRSVIHF; encoded by the coding sequence ATGATCAAGTCCCGTGCTGCCGTAGCCTTCGAAGCCAAGAAACCCCTGGAAATCGTCGAAGTCGACGTGGCCATGCCCAAGGCAGGCGAGGTGCTGCTGCGTGTGGTCGCCAGCGGTGTCTGCCACACCGACGCTTACACCCTGTCTGGCGCTGACCCGGAAGGCATCTTCCCGTCGATCCTCGGTCACGAAGGTGGCGCGATCGTCGAAGCGGTGGGCGAGGGTGTGACTTCGGTTGCCGTGGGCGATCACGTCATTCCGCTGTATACCCCGGAGTGCGGCAAGTGCAAGTTCTGCCTCTCGGGCAAGACCAACCTGTGCCAGGCCATCCGTGCCACCCAGGGCAAGGGCTTGATGCCGGACGGCACCACGCGCTTCTCCTACAAAGGTCAGCAACTGTTCCACTACATGGGTACCTCGACCTTCTCCGAGTACACCGTGCTGCCAGAAATCTCCGTGGCCAAGATCCAGAAAGAAGCACCGCTGGAAAAGGTCTGCCTGCTGGGCTGTGGTGTCACCACCGGTATCGGTGCGGTGCTCAACACCGCCAAGGTCAAAGCGGGTGACACCGTGGCTATCTTCGGCCTCGGCGGCATTGGCCTGTCGGCGGTGATCGGTGCGGTCAAGGCCAAGGCCTCGCGCATCATTGCCATCGACATCAACCCGGCCAAGTTCGAGATCGCTCGCCAACTGGGCGCCACCGACTGCATCAACCCGAAAGACTACGACCGCCCGATCCAGGAAGTGATCGTCGACCTCACCGACGGTGGCGTGGACTTCTCCTTCGAGTGCATCGGCAACGTCCAACTGATGCGTGCGGCGCTGGAGTGCTGCCACAAGGGCTGGGGTGAGTCGGTGATTATCGGTGTGGCCGGTGCCGGCCAGGAAATCGCTACCCGTCCGTTCCAGCTGGTCACTGGCCGCGTCTGGCGCGGTTCGGCGTTCGGTGGCGTGCGTGGCCGCAGCGAGCTGCCAAGCTATGTGGAAATGGCCGAGAACGGCGAGATCCCGCTGGATACCTTCATCACCCATACCATGGGCCTGGAGGACATCAACAAAGCCTTCGACCTGATGCACGAAGGCAAGAGCATTCGCAGCGTGATCCACTTCTGA
- the fghA gene encoding S-formylglutathione hydrolase — MSLDNISCQKSFGGWHKRYRHHSKVLGCDMVFAVYLPPQAEQGEKLPVLYWLSGLTCTDENFMQKAGAQRLAAELGLIIVAPDTSPRGEQVPGDPDGAWDFGLGAGFYLNATQQPWAQHYRMHDYVVEELPALIEAHFPASAERSISGHSMGGHGALVCALRNPGRYRSVSAFSPISNPMDCPWGEKAFSRYLGDDRARWREWDASVLLAETPAGECPPLLVDQGDRDDFLEKQLKPEALEQAARKGGHELTLRLQPGYDHSYYFIASFIEEHLRHHAMALGRV, encoded by the coding sequence ATGAGCCTGGATAACATCTCCTGCCAGAAAAGCTTCGGCGGCTGGCACAAGCGTTACCGGCATCACTCCAAGGTGCTGGGTTGCGACATGGTGTTCGCGGTCTATTTGCCACCGCAGGCCGAGCAGGGCGAGAAGCTGCCGGTGCTGTACTGGCTCAGTGGTCTCACCTGCACCGACGAGAACTTCATGCAGAAGGCCGGCGCCCAGCGCCTGGCCGCCGAGCTGGGCCTGATCATCGTTGCCCCCGACACCAGCCCGCGTGGCGAGCAGGTGCCTGGCGACCCCGATGGTGCCTGGGACTTCGGCCTGGGTGCCGGCTTTTACCTCAATGCCACCCAGCAACCCTGGGCTCAGCACTACCGCATGCATGACTATGTGGTGGAGGAGTTGCCTGCCCTGATCGAGGCGCACTTCCCGGCGTCGGCCGAGCGCAGTATCAGCGGCCATTCCATGGGCGGGCATGGCGCCTTGGTGTGCGCCTTGCGCAACCCAGGGCGCTACCGATCGGTGTCGGCGTTTTCGCCGATCAGCAACCCGATGGATTGCCCGTGGGGTGAAAAGGCCTTCAGCCGCTACCTGGGTGACGACCGTGCGCGTTGGCGCGAGTGGGATGCCAGCGTGCTGCTGGCCGAGACCCCGGCTGGAGAGTGCCCGCCATTGCTGGTGGACCAAGGCGACCGCGACGACTTCCTCGAGAAGCAGCTCAAGCCTGAAGCGCTGGAGCAGGCGGCACGCAAAGGGGGGCATGAACTGACCCTGCGCCTGCAGCCTGGCTATGACCACAGTTACTACTTCATCGCCAGCTTCATCGAGGAACACCTGCGCCATCACGCGATGGCGTTGGGGCGGGTATAA
- the ispF gene encoding 2-C-methyl-D-erythritol 2,4-cyclodiphosphate synthase, whose product MRIGHGYDVHRFCDGDFITLGGVRIPHKYGLLAHSDGDVLLHALSDALLGAAALGDIGKHFPDTDPQFKGADSRVLLRHVLSIVQAKGWKVGNVDATIVAQAPKMAPHIETMRQLIAEDLQVELDQVNVKATTTEKLGFAGREEGIAVHAVALLLPA is encoded by the coding sequence ATGCGTATTGGCCACGGCTACGATGTGCACCGTTTCTGCGACGGTGATTTCATTACCCTGGGCGGGGTGCGTATCCCCCACAAATACGGCCTCCTGGCCCACTCCGACGGCGACGTGCTGCTGCACGCCCTGAGCGATGCTTTGCTTGGCGCGGCCGCGCTGGGTGATATCGGCAAGCACTTCCCCGACACCGACCCGCAGTTCAAGGGCGCAGACAGCCGTGTGTTACTGCGCCATGTGCTCAGCATTGTCCAGGCCAAGGGCTGGAAGGTCGGTAACGTCGACGCCACCATCGTCGCCCAGGCGCCGAAGATGGCCCCACATATCGAGACCATGCGCCAGCTGATTGCCGAAGACCTGCAGGTCGAACTCGACCAGGTCAACGTCAAAGCCACCACCACCGAGAAGCTGGGCTTCGCCGGCCGTGAGGAGGGTATCGCCGTGCATGCGGTAGCCCTGCTGCTGCCAGCATGA